One segment of Actinomycetota bacterium DNA contains the following:
- the pstC gene encoding phosphate ABC transporter permease subunit PstC: protein MARERYIKMLLIVCASMSFLAILLIFLFIFKESLPAFTNIGITNLFSASWNPDKGQYGMAAFFVGTVLTTLGGLLLGAPLGIGTAVFLDQIAPPRVASAIRRGVELLAGIPSVVIGWFGLIILVPFIASVTGSAGYGIAAASVVLAVMVLPTITALSAETLRSLPIELKEASVAMGATRWQTIRKVLLPAGREGILVAVILGMGRAIGETMAVQMVVGNSSQLTFNLFQPTGTLTSNLVTNMGEAVGDFRAALFAQALVLLVLAMVLILTIRFITRKKEA, encoded by the coding sequence ATGGCGCGAGAGAGATATATCAAGATGCTGCTCATCGTCTGCGCCTCCATGTCGTTCCTGGCCATCCTGCTCATCTTCCTCTTCATCTTCAAGGAGAGCCTGCCCGCCTTCACCAATATCGGCATCACCAACCTCTTCTCCGCTTCCTGGAACCCCGACAAAGGCCAGTACGGCATGGCCGCCTTCTTCGTCGGCACCGTCCTCACCACCCTGGGCGGCCTGCTGCTGGGGGCGCCCCTGGGCATCGGCACCGCGGTCTTCCTGGACCAGATAGCCCCCCCGAGGGTGGCCAGCGCCATCCGCCGGGGGGTGGAGCTGCTGGCGGGCATCCCCTCGGTAGTCATCGGCTGGTTCGGGCTCATCATCCTTGTGCCTTTCATCGCCAGCGTAACGGGTTCCGCGGGCTACGGCATCGCCGCGGCTTCGGTGGTGCTCGCGGTGATGGTGCTCCCCACCATCACCGCTCTGAGCGCGGAGACCCTGCGCTCGCTGCCCATCGAGCTCAAGGAGGCCAGCGTGGCCATGGGCGCCACGCGCTGGCAGACCATCCGCAAGGTGCTTTTGCCCGCGGGCAGGGAGGGCATCCTTGTGGCGGTAATCCTGGGCATGGGGCGGGCCATCGGCGAGACCATGGCGGTGCAGATGGTGGTGGGCAACTCGAGCCAATTGACCTTCAACCTCTTCCAGCCCACCGGCACCCTCACCTCCAACCTGGTCACCAACATGGGTGAAGCGGTGGGTGACTTCCGGGCCGCGCTTTTCGCCCAGGCCCTGGTACTGCTGGTCCTGGCCATGGTCCTCATCTTGACCATCAGGTTCATCACGCGCAAGAAGGAGGCGTAG
- a CDS encoding phosphate ABC transporter substrate-binding protein, with amino-acid sequence MSPVLLGGCSVWGTNVVRISGSTTLLPLVQEGADRFMDLHGEKTVLVQGGGSSVGIAQAKEGIVDIANSSRDIKPEEDDGTMLDFPIALDVIVIVVHPGVAVDGLSAEQVRKIFTGEIANWREVGGEDEPILVVVRDRASGTREMFDKEALEGEEVVKSAIESNSNGIVRETVAATPNSIGYLSIGYVNDSIKPLRYDGVIASTDSARDGSYSLSRYLHMYTHGEPEPSAREFIDFILSEEFQLGVVAEEYIPVIELDDE; translated from the coding sequence ATGTCCCCCGTGCTCCTCGGGGGCTGCAGCGTATGGGGAACCAACGTGGTGAGGATATCAGGTTCCACCACCCTGCTCCCGCTGGTGCAGGAGGGCGCCGACCGCTTCATGGACCTCCACGGCGAGAAGACGGTGCTGGTGCAGGGCGGGGGCTCGAGCGTGGGCATCGCCCAGGCCAAGGAGGGCATCGTGGACATCGCCAACAGCTCCCGCGACATCAAGCCGGAGGAAGACGACGGCACCATGCTGGACTTCCCCATAGCCCTCGACGTCATCGTCATCGTGGTCCATCCCGGCGTCGCGGTGGACGGCCTCTCGGCCGAGCAGGTCAGAAAGATCTTCACCGGCGAGATCGCCAACTGGCGGGAGGTAGGCGGCGAGGACGAACCCATCCTGGTGGTGGTGAGAGACAGGGCTTCCGGCACGCGGGAGATGTTCGACAAGGAAGCCCTGGAAGGAGAGGAAGTGGTGAAGTCGGCCATCGAGAGCAATTCCAACGGCATCGTGCGCGAGACGGTGGCGGCCACCCCCAACTCCATCGGTTACCTCTCCATCGGCTACGTCAACGACAGCATCAAGCCCCTGCGCTACGACGGCGTGATCGCCAGCACCGACAGCGCCAGGGACGGCAGCTACAGCCTCTCGCGCTACCTGCACATGTACACTCACGGGGAGCCGGAGCCGTCAGCGCGGGAGTTCATCGACTTCATCCTCTCGGAGGAGTTCCAGCTGGGGGTGGTGGCGGAGGAATACATCCCCGTCATCGAGCTTGACGACGAATAG
- the pstC gene encoding phosphate ABC transporter permease subunit PstC, translated as MIDREWIVKKTLFVLAMITVLGIILIIFFVARESVPAFTEAGPANLFSATWNPQSGQYGMLIFLAGTLATTVGGLLLGTPLAIGSALFLTQMAPRRVRSIATRGVELLAGVPSIVLGWLGFTVMVPWIRSATNSTGTGVLAASIILAIMVIPTIATISKDALEAVPESHIQAALAMGATRWQMIRRVLLPAARPGLLVAIILGMGRAIGETMAVALVIGPATAFPTSLTTPTHTMTTKILIEMGESTGVQRSSLFAMGLVLLLLAMLLILLVRAVTRQREAAR; from the coding sequence GTGATCGACAGGGAATGGATCGTCAAGAAGACGCTCTTCGTCCTGGCCATGATTACGGTGCTCGGGATAATCCTCATCATCTTCTTCGTGGCCAGGGAGTCGGTTCCCGCCTTCACCGAGGCAGGCCCCGCCAACCTCTTCAGCGCCACCTGGAATCCCCAGAGCGGCCAGTACGGCATGCTCATCTTTCTCGCGGGCACTCTAGCGACCACCGTCGGGGGGCTGCTCCTGGGTACCCCCCTTGCCATCGGCTCGGCATTGTTCCTGACCCAGATGGCCCCCCGGCGGGTTCGGTCGATAGCCACGAGGGGTGTCGAACTTCTGGCCGGCGTCCCTTCCATCGTCCTGGGCTGGCTGGGCTTCACCGTCATGGTGCCGTGGATCAGGAGCGCGACCAACAGCACCGGCACAGGCGTCCTGGCCGCCTCCATCATCCTGGCCATCATGGTCATCCCCACCATAGCCACCATATCCAAGGACGCGCTGGAGGCGGTCCCCGAGTCCCACATACAGGCGGCGCTGGCCATGGGGGCGACCAGGTGGCAGATGATCCGGCGCGTGCTGCTCCCGGCGGCCAGGCCGGGCCTGCTGGTGGCCATCATCCTGGGCATGGGCAGGGCTATCGGGGAGACCATGGCCGTGGCCCTGGTCATCGGACCGGCCACCGCCTTCCCCACGTCCCTCACCACTCCCACCCATACCATGACCACGAAGATACTCATCGAGATGGGTGAATCCACGGGGGTCCAGCGCTCGTCGCTGTTCGCCATGGGGCTGGTGCTGCTGCTCCTGGCCATGCTGCTCATCCTGCTGGTGAGGGCGGTAACGCGGCAGAGGGAAGCGGCGCGGTGA
- the pstB gene encoding phosphate ABC transporter ATP-binding protein PstB has product MSENGYKFELKDMDLYYGDFKVLEGVNLDIRKCCITAIIGPSGCGKSSALRCLNRMNDLVEGARIEGRVALDGDDIYDRDYSVVGLRKRVGMVFQKPNPFPKTIYDNVAFGPRLYGIRDREVLDGIVEESLKSAALFEEVKDKLRTSALALSGGQQQRLCIARVLAVQPEVILLDEPCSALDPIATQRIEDLLSELKASYTIVIVTHNMQQAARLSDFTAFFMIEEQGDPGKIVECGDTNTIFTKPGDERTERYITGRFG; this is encoded by the coding sequence ATGTCTGAAAACGGCTATAAGTTCGAGCTCAAGGACATGGACCTGTACTATGGCGATTTCAAGGTCCTGGAAGGTGTCAACTTGGATATAAGGAAATGCTGTATCACTGCCATCATAGGTCCGTCCGGGTGCGGTAAATCTTCGGCCCTGCGCTGTCTCAACCGCATGAACGACCTGGTGGAGGGGGCCCGCATCGAGGGGCGCGTCGCCCTGGACGGTGACGACATATACGACCGCGACTACAGCGTGGTGGGGCTGCGCAAGCGCGTGGGCATGGTCTTCCAGAAACCCAACCCCTTCCCCAAGACCATCTACGACAACGTCGCTTTCGGGCCTCGGCTGTACGGCATCAGGGACCGCGAGGTCCTGGACGGGATCGTCGAGGAGAGCCTGAAGAGCGCCGCCCTCTTCGAGGAGGTAAAGGACAAGCTGCGCACCTCCGCCCTGGCCCTATCCGGCGGTCAGCAGCAGCGGCTGTGCATCGCGCGGGTGCTGGCGGTGCAGCCGGAGGTCATACTCCTGGACGAGCCCTGCTCGGCACTGGACCCCATCGCCACCCAGAGGATCGAGGACCTGCTGTCTGAACTGAAGGCCAGCTATACCATTGTCATCGTCACCCACAACATGCAACAGGCGGCGCGCCTGAGCGACTTTACCGCCTTCTTCATGATCGAGGAACAGGGGGACCCCGGGAAGATCGTCGAGTGCGGCGATACCAACACCATCTTCACCAAACCCGGGGATGAGAGGACGGAGCGCTACATCACCGGCAGGTTCGGATAG
- the phoU gene encoding phosphate signaling complex protein PhoU — translation MELEIRRDFHGQLDGLYAELLRMGSDLLETIERTRLCFLKLDRETADELIAGDAIFDDYRDRLEEGGLEIIALQAPVAVDLRLVIVIMRVAQHFERMADLCEDIATAVRNIPADSVHSWIRGTIDEMARRAIRLVERSLECFKDRDVKMAGELDAMDDAVDRLNRGFFTEFDRMREEELEVAVRVVMIARFFERIADHAVDVGEHVRFMVEGTINP, via the coding sequence ATGGAGCTCGAGATAAGGAGGGATTTCCACGGACAGCTGGACGGGTTATACGCCGAGCTGCTGCGCATGGGGAGCGACCTTCTCGAGACCATCGAGAGGACCAGGCTGTGCTTCCTCAAGCTCGACCGTGAGACCGCGGACGAGCTCATCGCCGGCGACGCGATATTCGACGACTACCGCGACCGCCTCGAGGAAGGCGGCCTGGAGATCATCGCCCTCCAGGCGCCGGTGGCGGTCGACTTGCGCCTGGTCATCGTGATCATGCGCGTCGCCCAGCACTTCGAGCGCATGGCCGACCTCTGCGAGGACATAGCCACGGCGGTGAGGAACATCCCCGCCGACAGCGTCCACTCCTGGATCCGGGGCACCATCGACGAGATGGCGCGCAGGGCGATACGCCTGGTAGAGCGCTCGCTCGAGTGCTTCAAGGACCGCGATGTCAAGATGGCCGGGGAGCTGGACGCCATGGACGATGCCGTTGACAGACTGAACCGGGGCTTCTTCACGGAGTTCGACCGCATGCGGGAGGAGGAACTGGAAGTCGCGGTACGGGTGGTGATGATCGCCAGGTTCTTCGAGCGCATCGCCGACCATGCCGTGGACGTCGGCGAGCACGTGCGCTTCATGGTCGAGGGAACCATCAACCCCTGA
- the pstA gene encoding phosphate ABC transporter permease PstA has protein sequence MSIDLESEVEIEGPEVEVAGYVRELKDDRVEKIIQGSIARNEKKARIYDRVATTVVWTLALAGLGILAFIIFVILYRGIATALTPGFIFGKPEAMKEGGGIWPMVVSSFYLALLTIAVVVPLGIGAAVYMTEFAREGRITGIVRFGADSLATVPSVVFGIFGMVLFVIYFGLGYSLLAGALTLALLNMPTVMRTTEEAIMAVPYSYREAAMGLGASRWETVKKIVLPSAMPGITTGVVLTMGRIVGESAAVIYTVGLFVRKVPVSPLQPAAPMAANIWHMYTEGALVSDWMRVANGEAAFLLLVVLVLNLGARLIARMYQKRLGMVK, from the coding sequence GTGAGCATCGACCTGGAGTCCGAAGTGGAGATCGAAGGACCGGAAGTGGAGGTCGCCGGATACGTCCGTGAGCTCAAGGACGACCGCGTTGAGAAGATCATCCAGGGGAGCATCGCCCGCAACGAAAAAAAAGCGCGGATATACGACCGCGTCGCGACCACTGTCGTGTGGACGCTAGCGCTGGCAGGCCTGGGCATACTGGCCTTCATCATCTTCGTCATCCTCTACCGGGGCATCGCCACGGCGCTCACCCCCGGATTCATCTTCGGCAAACCGGAGGCCATGAAGGAGGGGGGCGGCATCTGGCCCATGGTCGTATCCTCCTTTTACCTGGCCCTACTGACCATCGCCGTGGTGGTCCCCCTGGGGATCGGGGCGGCGGTCTATATGACCGAATTCGCCAGAGAGGGACGGATAACCGGGATAGTACGCTTCGGCGCCGATTCCCTCGCCACCGTGCCGTCGGTTGTTTTCGGGATATTCGGCATGGTCCTCTTCGTCATCTACTTCGGCCTGGGCTATTCGCTGCTGGCCGGGGCCCTGACCCTCGCCCTCCTCAACATGCCCACGGTCATGCGCACCACCGAGGAGGCGATAATGGCCGTGCCCTACTCCTACCGCGAAGCCGCCATGGGGCTGGGGGCAAGCCGCTGGGAGACGGTGAAGAAGATAGTGCTCCCCAGCGCCATGCCGGGGATCACCACCGGTGTGGTGTTGACCATGGGCAGGATCGTGGGAGAGAGCGCGGCGGTCATCTATACCGTCGGCCTCTTCGTGAGGAAGGTTCCGGTCTCGCCCCTGCAACCCGCGGCTCCCATGGCCGCCAATATATGGCATATGTACACGGAAGGCGCTCTTGTCTCCGACTGGATGCGCGTGGCCAATGGAGAGGCGGCTTTCCTGCTGCTGGTGGTGCTGGTCTTAAACCTGGGGGCAAGGCTGATCGCGCGCATGTATCAGAAGAGATTGGGAATGGTGAAATAG